In Sciurus carolinensis chromosome 4, mSciCar1.2, whole genome shotgun sequence, the sequence CAGCGGCCAGCGAGGCCCATGCCGCTGCCCATGGGAGCCCAGGCCGCGGCTGGCCCCGTCCCTATTACCTCAGCCACCGCGGCCAGTGACAGTATCAACACGGTAGCACTGAGcatatcaataaatattattctgATAACCGCTGAGCTGCTGCCGAGTCGCCTCCCTGCCTCTGGCGCCACCCGCCCTGCCGCACCGCCTGTCCGCATCATCGTGGGGGCACCTGCAGGGCCCAGAAGCTGAGGAGGGGAGCATGGGGCACTGCATGGGGGGCCTCGGGGGGCAGGAGCATGTGGAGGGCACTCCTGGACGGACACCACCTGGACCCAGGCCCTGGGCACAGGGACAAAGCAGGGCTCCTACACTCGGGGGAAGACTTGCCCCAGGTCAGATGCTTGGAAGCAGGGAGTTTGCCACGTGTACCACCAGAGGAACAGAGAGCTGCAGGACCAGGATGGCTTCCAGGAAGAGGGGCCCTTGGCATGGGCCAGCGTGCAGGGGATCTGCCACCTCATGTCCAGGGCTCAGTGGAACAAGGCTGGCCCTATGGAGCCGAATGCCCTGCAGGTTGGACCTGAGGGCTCCTTGGAAGCAGGTGGCTGGTGCAGCTGGGCTGGAACCCATGGGGAGTGGGAGGTATTCAGCCCCAGATTAAAAGGGtgggcttgggctggggagatagctcagttggtagagtgcttgccttgcaagcacaaggccctgggttcgatccccagtaccaaaaaaaaagggggtgggctTGCTGAGGTCAGAGGGCACCCACCTGCTACCTGACCAAGGCCTCCTGGAAGCTTCCTACCAGGCCACCTCTCTGAACAACCCTGGACACCCAGTGTCCCCAGGAGTCAGGATAGTCCACCCTCCAACTGCAGTGGCCAAGTATGCAGCCACCACAGCCCAAGCCCAGGCATGAAGGGCACGAGGCTCAGACTAGAGgctacattcatttaaaaatacaggttTTATTCTCAAAATGTCTTAAGATTCTTGTTACTGTTCAGGTATGGTGAGGTCAGCAGAGCAGGAGAGGCCTGCCATTGAAATACAGACCCAAGAGGAGGGGGCTCCCCACGCCATGCAGGGCCACTCAGGGAAGCACCAGGGTCAGGTGCAGACAGGAGTGAGGGGGAGACGTGGGCAGCACCCCACTGTGGCCTCCACAGGAAGGAGCAGGTGGGGCACGTAGGAGGCTTAGGATCAGCCAGTCTGAATACCTTCAGCAAGTGCTGGACACAGAGCCGTCTCTGGTAGCCCTGGGGTGATGGGGCAGGCGGGTGGTGGCCCCACGTGGGAAGCAGACAGGGGTGCAGGTTGGGTGGTTTGGACATGACGTGGCCGGCCAACCCTAGAAGTAGCCAGCCCTAGGAGGGTCAGCCTGTCCAGGGCAGCCCAGCCCCAGATAGGCAGAAAATAAAAGGCATGGCTTACACACCCTGTCCCCAGAAAGCCCACTTCGCCTGGCCTGGCCAGCTGCCCTCCAGGCTGCCTGCTCCTGCAGGGAGACAAGGGCCTGGCCACTTGGCTCCGTCTGCGCTTGCCAGCACTCCCGCACAATGGCAAACGGGTGGCTCCAGAAAGCCCACCTGAGCTGGCCTCCTTCCTGTCCGCCCTCACATCCACCCTGCCAGCCTGCATCCCCAGAGGCTCTGCTCAGAGTGGAGATGTGTTCCAGAGTTATCTGGGAGCCCACTGGTTTTGGGCGGCTAGCCCACAAGTCCAGCTCCTGCACTTTCCCTGGGGGGCCTTGCTTCCCAGCCCGTGTAAGGGAACTATCACTGGCCGTCGACAGAACAGGTGGACACGGAGGTCCCAGGAGTCTGATTAGGACCAGGGCCAAGGCAGCTGCTTTGCCCATCAGTGCTCTGGGCCACAGCCTGGCAGAGCATTTTCCGAGCTCGTTCTGTCTGGGAAGTTTTGTGTTGTAAAACCCATGGCCCTTGGTGTGAGGCCTGACCCTTTGCAAGGGAGGTGGCCCCGGTCAGCCACGTCAGTGTGGTACTGGGGGTGCTGCTGTCTTCCCCCACCAGTTCTGTCCTCTGACTGTGTCCCAGGGGGCCACCCCGTCTTCCCGGAATCAGATGGCCAGAGTCCTGAAGGAAAGGGTCCCTACTGGCCCCTGGGCATCAGGAAGGCTGACCCCAACCTTCCCCCCGCACTTCCTCCTCTGGCCTGTGCCCAGGTTCCTACTTCCACCTGGTTGGGCTGATTTATCCTGTTCCACTTCAAACCAAACCCCTCTGCAGTGTGCATCTGCAAAGCTGGCCGGGGCCTCAGGAGGGCCTTCCCTCCCCAGACTTGCAGATAGCTCCAAACCAGGCTGTTTTCTCTTCCTAAGGGCTCCAGGGCCCCTCTGGTGTGGTACAAGTCTTGGTCCCTGCTCCTCTGGCCACGTAGACCCCTCTCCCCCAAGTCTCCTTCCTATGCCCTCCACAACTTATCTCAAGAAGCCCCTCCTTCTGGGTGCCTGGGTGAACAGGGAGCTTCCCTGGACAGCCACCCAGGCTGAGGGCTCAGGTCTGACTGCTCGCCAGCCACAGCGTCAGGGACAGAACCTGCCCCAAGACAGCGTGCTCAGGAACAGCTGTAAAAGGTCAAGCCGTTAGGCTATTCTCCCAAGCACAGCCTGAGATGGGGAGGCCCAGGTACTGCCAGTTGAGGGTCTGCTCAGTTTCCCTGCCAGCATGGCCAGCATCCCCCAAGACCCCAACTCTCCTCTCCTGCTTCTGGTCCTTAGCTGTGCACAGAATGGACTGCACACAGGCCCACTGGGAGATCAGAGGCAGTTCTACTTCCCACCACCAACAGGGAGCCAAGGTTTCAGGCACTTTCCTCCAGCAATGCCTTCCCCTCTTCAggcccctccctcccagccctgagCAGAGGCAGCAGGGCAAAGGGTGCCGAGTTCTACTGAAGAGGATGAGTTCTGGGGAGAACCTGCACCCATCCAGATAGCGGGCCTGAACCCTCGGCCTTTCCCACACCAGCCTAAAGCTAAGAATTTCAACACTGCAGACCCTGGTGCCTGGTAAATGAGTGGAGTGTGGCTGGTAGTCCAAGCCCACCCCCAGTACCTGCTGCTCTCTTGTGAACATGGGTGGTGGGCAGAAATGAGGGCAGAGTGCAGGTGTGAGAACACAAGATTGCCCATTCATAGCTAGAGCTGGTGTCCTTCCACCAGGGAGGGCCAGGCCAGGCCCCTGGGGAACAGATAGCTTATAAGGGAAGAGGATGGCCTCCTGTGTTGGCCGTCAGCCCCGCCTGCTTCAGGAGACCCAGCCTAGTACAGAGCAGACAGGGTGATCTCCCACAGCGGCCAGACCACAGGAGGGCCACCCCTACACTCCAAGCCATGGGAACCTGTGACATCACCAGGGTCAGGGTCAGCTCTTCAGAAGAGCTGGGACTGGGGCCTGGGAATTGGCCAGAGGAACCCTCCCACCTGGGGCCTGGTGGGTCATCAAACAAGGACTTGCCCTGGGCAGTCATAGGCAGGCCTGCCCTGGAACACTCAAGTGGAGAGactcctccctgtcccctggcCCCTTTCGCTCGCTCACCGATGTCTGGGCAGGAGGACACTGCACCCGCTGCAGAGCGACCAGTCCTAGCCCTGCCGCAGTGAACTAGGCGCCCGAGTAGGGGCCCGCACTCAATCAGATGCCCAGAGTCTGGGACCTGACACTCCAGGGTCATGATGCGGGGTGGCTGGCTTGGTTGGGTGTGGGCGCTCCACGCCCCCACGTCCTACCGACCCGTCCCTGCCTGCGCACGCCTTCCCAGGAGGCAGGGTGGAGGCCATGTGGGCCCGTCCCCTAAACCTAGCCTTCAAGTCTCTGTCCTGTCCCACTGACGGCTTGCAGAACGATTCGGTTCCAATGTCACTGAGCGCCAAAACCGTCATATAGATGCCCACTGGACACTATCCCATTGCACAGACTGGCAGTGGCGCTGTGTCCTTGGAGCCTGAGATGGCCGCGCGACAAGAGAACATGGACGCAGGTGCGCGCTAGGAGCTGGGGGCGTGGGACGAGACGTTGGGGCGTGCGATAGTGGGGAGGTTGGGAAGGCCAGGCCAAAGGGCGCGCTAGGACCCAGGGTTGCCGGGCTGGCGGGTCGGGGAGGAGTGCGGCGCGCTGCTCAGGAGGAGGAAAGCGCAGGGCGGGCGCACTAGGACCCAGGGGCGCAGGCGGGAGGCCGGGCGGGGCGCCGGGGAGGAGCACGACCGTGCGCTCAGGAGGCGGGGATGCGACGGGCCGGGCGCGCTAGGACCGGGGGCGGGGGAGGAGCGCGGCCTGCGCTCGAGAGGCGGGAGCGCGGGCCGGGCGCGCTAGGACCGGGGGCGCGGCCGGGCCGCGCGCGGGCCCCTGGAGGCTTCCCGGCGTGCCGCGCGCCCGGGCCCGTCCGGCGGCGCGCATGAGGCGGCTGCGGAGGCCGCAGACCTGCTCGGTAcgcggcgggcgggcggcgggcgTGGTCTGCGGCCCCCCGCGCGTCAGGCTCCGCAGGCGGAGTGCGGCGGGCGCGGGCGCGCGGGCTGCCGCGGGCCGAGCCCGGCCCCGGGGGCGCCTgcgaggggcggggcgggcgcgcggggcggggcggaggCGCCCCGGACCCCGCGCTTGCGGGTCGGCCTCGGGCCAGCGCGGCGAGCCCGGCGGGTCCGGGTTGCCCGCGGGCGAGGGCCTGCCCCGCGGCCTGGCGGGCGGGGGCCGGCGCGCGGCGGGTGCCGCCTGGCCGAGCGCTGCCCGCGCTTGCTGAAGGCTCTCCGCCGGCAGGCAGGCGGCGGGGGTAGGGCTCCGGCGAGTGGACCTCGGAAGGGTCGCCGGCCAGTTCAGGCCCCGGGACCCCTGAGGGGACGGCTGCCGGGACTCGGGTGGGCAGCGTGTAGTTGTGGCACACTGCAGGCCGTGCCTGGTGGAGACAGGTTTCGGATGTGGACAGTCACCCCCACACGGACCCACTGTTGCCGACCCGTGTCCCGTGCTGCCCCTGCGCTGGGGGCCCCGTGGAGCCGGTCTCTTCTCCAGCGGGAGACGGAGCGTCGCGAGTGCCTCGGAGGTCTGAGCTCGTGCTGGGAGCTGCTGGGAGCTCAGCTCACCAGGTGGAAGCCCCGGCGGCCCTGGCCGGAGGCCTCTCGCACCCCTCCAGCACCCACCCGTCCTACTCCGCAGCGAGAGCGGGCTGGCGACATCTGACCCAAGTCCCAGCCGGCACGCTGGCCTGGTGCTGGGCCGGGAGCAGGGCTGGAACCTGCCTGCAGCTGCCGGGGTTTAGGGAGGCGGAGGCATTTACCCGCTGGAGTGGCAGCAGGGTCCGCTGCGCCCCACTGAGGGCTTGAGCCTGTCTCAGAAAGGCGGGCAGGAAGGAGCGCGGAGGCCAGGCTTGGCGCCTGCCAGCGGAGCCGTGGCTGATGGCGAGGGAAGCACGGTAGCCTGCTGGACTCATACCCGAGAGTATGGAAGCCAGTCTTGGGAAATGTGGGGTGTTCCCATCAGAGATGCTCAGGGATCACCAGACTTGGGGCCTGGGGCCCTCCTGCCTGACCATTGCTGCACTGGGCAGGCACTGCCCTTGGTGGCTGGCTGCAGGGGCTAGAGTCGGGGGCTCAGGGGTCCTGGTGCTGCATTTGAGTGGCTGCCATCATGGGGCTTAAGGCTTGGCTCCTGACCAGACAGGCTCTCGTCCCCTCGCCCCCATGGGGATAAGGCAAGACCCTCTCCTGCTGCAGTTCTGGGACTCTCCGGAGAAGCTTGGAGCCCCTTCCTCCAGCCCTAGGGGTGAACTGCCCCCTCAGGCTCTGGTGTGCTCTGGGCAAGCTACAGAAGCTGGGTCTGACCAGACTGACCGCAGACTTGAGCCGCCACACCCAGGGAGAGCAGGCAGGCTGAGGCCACGTGTTCCCCTCCCATTCGCTAGTGGTGCCACATCCTCCCGTCCagcgggtttttttttttttttttttttttttaagttttttccttcATGCTTTGGCAACCTTGTTCTGCTCATAAATAAGAAgtgttttcttccacattttcagCTGGTGTCTGCTGAAAAGGGATGGTCATCTCCCCTTTCCCCATTGAGCTGCTCCTCTGGAGCTGAGGGGTGGACACCCAGCAGCTCTGCCTGCTGTCCACCTTGTTTTGTGGAGGGGAACGACCAGCTAGCCACACTGCCCTGGAAGGCAGCTCCCCCAAGCCCTCCTGGTACACCTCCCTGTTTGCATTTCTGTCCTTGCCTTGTCCAGTTGGAGCACCttaaagaagggaaggaggaggccaGATGGACCAAGGTCTGTGCGATTTGTCAGAGACCTTGGCTGAGCACAGACCCAGAACCAGCAATGGTCCTTCCCAGATGTGCTGACCCTTATAACACTCAGGGTAGGGCAGTTTCCAGGCTTGGAAGCCCAGGTACAGGGAAATGGACTCTCTTCTATAGTAGCTAGTGGTTCCATGGGACCTGAGGACTAGGTTTTCAGAGGCCAGCTTGGGGTCTGACTGTCTCTCTCAGTCTCAACTGAACTTCCTCCACCCTCGTCCCCAATTGCTTCCTGGCCCTGCCCCCTGCTGCCCCCAGCTCATGCCAGTTCCTCTTCCAGAAGGCCCAGCCGTGCTTAGAATGGCCTTCCTCTTGTTCAGCTCCAGGGCATGTCTGTGTCCCTGGACACCACATCAGGTGTTCAGTTACATCTAGAAAGAACCCTGTCCACCCAAGTGCTGCTCTGAGTTCCTGCCTCTTGCAGGTGAGGAGGAAGTGAGCTCAGAGGTGCCACCCTGGCTCGACAGTCCAGTCAGGTGCAGTGGAGGCTCTGGTCTGTGCTTACCACGGTGGGATAACCACAGCATTGTCAGGGGAAGAGCCAGAGAGAGCACTCGTTCACTCCCTGCTCATTCACCCTTTGTCGTGAAAGCTTTGAGAAGCATGCAACAGTGCAGAGGGCAGGTGTAAGCAGAGGGTCCTGCGTCTGCAGGCTGGAGCCCTCTGTCTGCCAGCACCCCATCGACGGTGCcttctgagcagcttccctcAGCACACCTCTGATACATGCAGACACCTGGAGAGGAACCATGCTGCCTGCTGCGCTGACAGCAAGTGGAATGTTCTGGTTCCTTAGCATTAAAACACCCAGTGGCCAGATTTCTCCAGCAGAAAGAGCTTATTTTAAACAGCTTTTGCAAGTTGGGGCCCAGATTCAGCTGTGCACTGCCCTCAGCAAACATGTCCAAGTCTTTTCCCCTGGCAGCATGCCGTGGTGTGAGTCTTGCGCCTCTTCCTGTGACTGAGTGCCAGGTGTCCCTGTCATGTCAGTTCTCACATCCTGCAGCACTAAGATGGTTTTGCCTATTTTAATAGCTCTGCCAGGTGGTGGAGCTTCCTTCCACCAGGAAGTGCACTGAAGTCCACTGACCTTACTAAGCAGGTCCAGGAAGAGCCACATGAAGGGACGGGCCATGGCCGGCACTCAGCATGACACTGGTCCCCACCATGGCCTCAGTCACCTCAGGCATGGGTCTGTCTGGTGTTCTGCTTGTCCTCCATGGGTCGTGTGTCCCTTGTCCCTCCATGTGCCTTAGCTTTCCAGGCCCCCACTCCCAGAGCTCCTGTTTCCTTTTGAGGGACACAGTGTGAAACAGATGTGGCACCAGGCTAGGCCTTGTCAGTATTTTTGGGGTggcagggtactggggattgaacccaggggcatcctgcatcctcagtctttttttttttttttttttttttttttttttaagacagggcctcactaagttgcccattgcaatcctcctgcatcagcctcctaagcctcttGTATTACAGGCGTGTGCACCATATCAGGCCCCTGTCAGCATTCTGAGGCAGCTGCTTCTGCATTATGTTTCTGTTAAGCTAAAGAAACGGTAAACTAAGGACATTAACCCTGTCTTTCTGGCAGCCGTATTGTCACCACCTACACTGCCATTACTAAAAGAGATTCAGGGTTTCTTTGCAGTGGCTTTGCATGGCTACTACATTGCTATGTCCTGCTGTGTCATGAATGGGCCTCAGGAGTTTGGTGCCACCTGACCCAGTCCATTCTTGCTTGCTCGTGGTGctggggcaggtgggggcagTATCCTGTGTGCCAAGGACTGCCTGCTTGCCGTTTCCATTTTGTTCATGGAGGCTGCTGGCCTCTCCCAACCAGGCCCCACCTGATAGGACCCAAGACCTCAGCAGCCACGGTGTCAAGGCAGGAAGCCTCAGGTCCTACTGCATCACTGGGCAAGAGCACTGAGCCCTGTCCTGGGGCCTCAGTGAGGACCATGTCCTATCTCCTCAGGCATCCATCAGTCAGGAAACCACGTTCCAGCCATGGAGGGGGAGGAGCAGCCACCTCAGGAGGTGAGGGGTAGCCAGGGGCTTTTTGAACAACTCCAGGCTACACAGCATGGTAGGAGGACACCCAGGGACACCGCCCACCCCAGTGTGGCCTCGGAGTCATTCCAGCTGTTTCTTTGCAAAGAACTTGGCATAACCACTGGGGTTTTCTAGAAGTCCAGCAGGAAAACTCTCCAAGGGGAAGTCCGTATGGTAGGGTGGCCTGAGGGGGCCTTGAGTGGCAGAGGTCAGCTGGGACTGCCTGGTCTGGGAGGCCAGAGTCAGGTAACATGGTTGCCCGCTGAACTCTCTTTCCACCCACAGGCTGATGTGGAGCCTGTCTGACATCAGAGCCTCGGGGGTCAGTGCCCAGAGTGCTTTCCGGAGAAACCCAGAAACCTATGTATGTCTTCCCTGGGTCCCAGCACATGCTTGGTGTGGGGCCTTAGGATGGGAGAGGTGGCTGCCTGGCTGCCGCTGGGAACATGCCAGGGCTGCAGGTATCACTGGCCCACCTGGGTGTGGAGGAGTGGCTGCTGAGTGCAACAGGAGCCCTCTTTACTGTGCCCCAGTTCTGCCTGCTGGGAAGCCCCTGTCCTTTCCCCAATCCAGCCCTCACTGAGTTGAGCCGTGACTGGGACACTTGGTCCCCTGCTGTCACTTGTCCTGGGTGGGATGAGGGATAGATGTGGCCAAGCAGCCCACACAGTAGAGGGGCCTCCAAGTGTACAGGTGCCCAAGAGGCTCAGCTCCCACTCTCAGTGGCCTGCAGTGCACCACAGCCCCGCCCAGAGCTGGCCTTGTCCCATTGTGGCCTTTGCTGTTGGTGCAGCCGACATGGATGCCTTCAACCTGCTCCTGGAGATGAAGCTGAAGCGGAGGCGAGAGCAGCCCAACCGCCACGCACTGTGACCAGCTGGTGGCTGAGGATGGGAGCCGGTGTATGTGGTGGGCACTGCCCACTTCAGTGATGATAGCAAACGGGACGTTGTGAAGGTGAGCACCACCTCTGTTCGCCGTCCGCCCTGGTCTGTTCTCCAGGGTCACCCCTGCAGGCCAGAGGCAGGTCTAGGTGGCCTGAAGCCTAAGGACTGCAGTGCAAGTTCTGCCTCCTGGTCCCTAGAATGGGGGCTCTCACTGTGCATTGTGCCTTCCCTCAGCAAGCTGGCCTGCTTCCTGACTTTATTTAGTTGCTTAAAGAAGTGAACTGTCCCCAGCAGCAGAGTTATTGGCACCAGATTTGTGCCATCCCCCACCTCTGGGAGGGAGGGGCTTGGTCTGGGTGTGGGCCCTGCCCTGTGGTGGCCAGCAGGTGTCCAGGGGAGGGGTAACCCGCCTTGCAGACCATCCGGGAGGTGCAGCCTGACGTGGTGGTGGTGGAGCTCTGCCAGTACCGTGTGTCCATGCTGAAGATGGACGAGGGACGCTGCTGCGTGAGGCCCGGGAGGTCAGCCGGGAGAAGCTGCAGCAAGGCTGTGAGAGGCAGGTGcgcaggcaggtggggtgcaggGCTGCCCTCTGCCCTGCAGAGATGCTGGGGCTCGTGGACAGGGTCCCAGGTGTATCGCGTCCCGGCTTCTGGTCAGCGCCCACCTGCTCTGACCCTCCCCTTCAGGCTGTAGGAGAGGAGGGAGGACCAGGTAGATGATGATCTAACCCTAAGGCAAGAGCTAGTTGGGCCAAAGACCCTAGTGTGTTGAGCTGGGGTCAGGGTCTCACAATGTCTGGCACTGCCTGTCCCCCACCTTGTGGCCGCTTCTCATTCACGTGTGTATCAATGGGGGGCAGCCCAGCCACACCCAGCAGCAGTCAGTGTGCACTCTGAGGATGTCCCCAGACAGCTCAGCCTGCTTGTTCACCCGGTGGTCCCCCACCTGAGGGGGTCGTTGGCAGACCTTCATAGGCCAATCTTAAGAGGTGGGTTCCATGTCCAGCAGGGATCATCAgcacccatccccacccccatgaGGGTCAGGACCCGCTCGGAGGCACAGTCGTGCCTCAGCTGCAGCCAAGGCACAGCACACGGGCACAGGTGAGGGGCCTACAGGAGAGAGGGTCTGGGAGGACCCCAGCACCAGCTGCCCCTCGTTCCGCCAGGGAGCCGACGGCACAAGCCTCCCCCGCTGTGATGTGACAACACAGGCGTGTGCTGACATGGGGAGGATCACTGTGCCCGGCTCCAGAGTCAGGGGGCTCAGCCATGTGCACACAGCTGACCATGGCCTCCAGCCTCTGTGGAGGTCTGCCTGGTCTGGATTCCTCCTGGACCACCAATGTGGCCTGAGCCCCAGGTGAACAAGGACACTCCTTTCAGCAGAATGTCCCAGGACGTCAGAGCCTTCCAGGGGTCAAGGGCAGACCCTGCTGGGAATGTGGAGTGTGTGGACATCTACCAGCAGCTCGTGGGGAGAATCCGCTCAGGGCAGTGGGCGTAGGGCCCTGCCAGGTGGGGTGATGGGGTATCTCCTCATCCCTGCCTCGAAGCCCAGCTGACCCAGCAAGACCCAGAGGCAGCCTGTACTGAGGTCTGTGTGAACATATCTGTGTCGGCCTTGGCAGACAGGTGTGGCAAGCAGTGAGGCAGCCTCTTTAAGGCCCTGGTCACCAATTTTTGTCCAGGATCAGCCTGTGTCTCACATATGTGGTCAGGCCATCTGAGCTGGCCCCTTTCCAGCACCCTTGACTGCCCTATAAAGAAAGAGctcttttctgaaagaaaatgtgtttgaaaGGTGGCTGTTGAGGCCTGGATGCCCCTCCTGTGGTCCCTGCCTGGGACCCTCCTTGCATGCCAGGGCAGCCTGCCCCTGGGTGTGGAAGGAGCCAGAAGGTGCTGGACACTGCACACCTCCTTCCCTCTGTGCTCCGGCTGACACAAGGCCTCTCCCTGCAGAACGGGCTCATGTCTGGGCTTATGCAGATGCTACTGTTGAAGGTGTCTGCCCACATCACGGAGCAGCTGGGCATGGCCCCTGGCGAGAGTTCAGGGAGGCCTTCAAGGAGGTGGGTTCTGGGGATGGCCTGGAAGAGATCGGGGAGCAGCCCTGGGTCCTGTTGAGTCCTGACGCTCAGCCTCTGCTCCAGGCGAGTAAGGTGCCTTTCTGCAAGTTTCCACCTGGGTGACCGGCCCATCCAGTCACCTTCAAGAGGGCCATCGCTGCACTGTCCTTCTGGGCAGAAAGTCAAGCTGCTGGGGCCTGTGCTCCTATCAGACCCAATCAGGAGGGCAGCTCACCTGGCCCCCATGCATGTGCCCAGCAGCTCCCCGCTGCCTCTTCCGGCTGAGCTCCTCCCACACCACCACCCCCCGCCACCCTCCTCcaccataagccccaaataagGGTGCGGTGGTCCCTGCCCTGGGTCAGCAGCACCAGCCTCCGCTGGCCCATCTCTGCGGGGCTGGCAGCATGCCCTCTGCCCCCAGCAAGGACGATGTGGAGCGCTGCAAGCAGAAGGACCTGCTGGAGCAGATGATGGCCGAGATGATTGGGGAGTTCCCTGACCTGCACCGCACCATCGTCGCGGAGCGCGACGTCTACCTGACCCACCGCGCTGCGGCAGGCCGCCCGGCGCCTCGAGCTGCCACGCGCCTCTGAAGGTGGCGGGAGGGCAGGGCGGGGGCTCCCTGGGACACCGTGTTCCGCACCGACCGCTGCTGACCTCCGCCCTCCCCCACAGCTGAGCCTAGGAAATGCGTCCCCTCTGTTGTGGTGGGCGTTGTGGGCATGGGCCACGTGCCGGGCATCGAGAAGAACTGGAGCACCGAACTCAACATCCAGGAGATCATGACGTGAGTGCCCGGGCCCCCGCCCCTCGAGCCCCCAGCGGACGCTGGACCCTGGGCCTGCCAATGCACAGTGGTGCCCACAcgtggggggctggggctggggggcGTGTGCCCCAGCCTggcccagccctccctccctccctcccccagcgTCCCCCCGCCGTCCATCTCAGGCAGAGTGTCCGGCTGGCCTTGAAGGCCGCCTTCTTCGGCCTGCTGGGCTACGGCCTGTACTGGATGGGCCGCCGCACCGTGAGCCTGGTCCTGTCGCTGCCCGCTACGCGTACTGCCTCCAGAGGGCGTCGGAGCCCGGCCAAGCCAGTAGGAGGACACACAGAGGGAGCCCCGCGCTGCGGCCGGGGGCTCCCGAGAGCCCGCACCACCTGGGAATCTTCTCGGGTGCAGGTGCATTAAAGCCACCCCCCATGGGGGTCCAGGCCAAGCCTCgctgccctccccagccccaacccacCAAATAAAAGATGATTGAATTGTCTGCGCTCGGGCCTCCCAGCAGCCCCCTCCACACTGCAGGGCCTGTCCACGGGCTTCAGCACTGAGGCCAGCTCCGAGGGCCAGGAGAGGAGGGGCGGGTGCACGCCAGCCGCccgcctgggctgggcctggtgAGCTGCTGACTACCTACCTCACTGTGCCTTGCGCTCCAGCTAGCAGGAGCGTCTGGTCCCAAGTGCGTCTGGCGGTATGTTTAGGGCCGGCCAGTTTGGCGACAACCGCAGGCCCCACACAGCTCTTTACTGGCATCTCTGTGGGAGCTTTGCTGACCTGGATGTGCCCACAGCACCCCTGGCTGCATCTCTGCCTACAGAGATTCTGTGTTTGGGCTTTTTTAaatgtctaagaatttttttactcaggaaattttaacttcaaagaaaaaacaaactggaGTAAATGTCAGGAAGTACAAGCCTTAAATCCAGTTGTGACAAGAGGGAGTCTTTCTTTGTGTCTCTGTTCTGAGTGGGCGTGTGTACATGGGGTCAGCTGAGGCGCCTGCCCAGCCCTCCAGGGGCTGTACCAGCAGGCTTGCACAGGCCTCAGGCTGAGCCTGCTGTCCTGGCCCACTCTCCTTGTGGCCAGGAGGAGCTTGAACCTGTTGTCTGTGCGTCCAGTGGGGATTCCAAGGCCACCTTGACCCTTGTGACAGCAAGTGTCCTGGCGAGCCACCTTTCAGCCTGTGCCATGCAGCGCTCCTGGTCAGCTGTGGCCAGCATCTGTATGACCCGTCAGGGCCCAGGGTCACTTTTAATTGTCCTGTGTTGACTGTCAGTCCGAATCAGGTGAAAccacccaggctgagctggaCAGGGTCTAGCTGTGTCCTTCCTGTCTCATTTGTGGATTTGTTCCCttagaaactgaaataaattctaattttggAAGCTCCTGCTTTGTGAAGTGTGTGGAAGTGGGACTCAGGTGATGCGAGGGAGGTCCTGGCCTCCCTGTGCCCACCCCCTGGAGCTGCAGGATGCTGAGGGGCACTGCCTGGAGCCTGGGGAATGTGCCACCCACCTTAACAAAGAGACTCAGTGTAGGCCCTGCCCAGGGAGGTGGACTGGGCCCCAGCCAAGAGAACCTGCTCAGGCCACACctg encodes:
- the Trabd gene encoding LOW QUALITY PROTEIN: traB domain-containing protein (The sequence of the model RefSeq protein was modified relative to this genomic sequence to represent the inferred CDS: inserted 7 bases in 6 codons; deleted 1 base in 1 codon; substituted 1 base at 1 genomic stop codon), with translation MWTVTPTRTHCCRPVSRAAPALGAPWSRSLLQRETERRECLGGIHQSGNHVPAMEGEEQPPQEADVEPDGRGGCLAAAGNMPGLQVSLAHLGVEEWLLSATGALFTVPQFCLLGSPCPFPNPALTELSPDMDAFNLLLEMKLKRRREQPNXATHCDQLVAEDGSRXYVVGTAHFSDDSKRDVVKTIREVQPDVVVVELCQYRVSMLKMDEXTLLREAREVSREKLQQGCERQNGLMSGLMQMLLLKVSAHITEQLGMAPGXEFREAFKEASKVPFCKFPPGXPAHPVTFKRAIAALSFWAESQAAGASPNKGAVVPALGQQHQPPLAHLCGAGSMPSAPSKDDVERCKQKDLLEQMMAEMIGEFPDLHRTIVAERDVYLTHALRQAARRLELPRASEAEPRKCVPSVVVGVVGMGHVPGIEKNWSTELNIQEIMTVPPPSISGRVXRLALKAAFFGLLGYGLYWMGRRTVSLVLSLPATXYCLQRASEPGQASRRTHRGSPALRPGAPESPHHLGIFSGAGALKPPPMGVQAKPRCPPQPQPTK